Below is a window of Solanum stenotomum isolate F172 chromosome 7, ASM1918654v1, whole genome shotgun sequence DNA.
aaatgacatttcGACAAAAGACTCACATGTTGATGCAAATAATGATTtagaaattaaaacttgaagaGGTAGGGTTGCGGGAGAAGcgaaaatttaatttgatgatatattggtCATTGTTTGAGTTTCATTTGAAATGATTTGAGTTATGAGAGTAGTAACTATGAACTTTGGGAATTAAAATATTGTCGCTGAAATTGTTGAAGCGCGATCAACACAATATAGaacaacaaaatcaaatcaaactagtTTTGAAACATATAGATCTTGATTGCTTCACTTAAATGAGCTAAGATAGATTATTTATTGCCATATAAATACTAAAGTAGAACAAACCAAAAGATCAAAATGTGGTATAATTAATTGTTTCTCCAAGAACATTAATAATCACTCCAACAGATAAACTGAAATACATAACAAGATTATCACCCTTTGAAATTTCATCATCTTGAACATTTCTTGAAGCAAATGCCTCTTCACAATTCATGGCAAAATCTTTAGCTGATTTAACATGATCACTAGCTGATTGAAATTTCTTCTCTTGAACATCATCTAAAGCAGTCACAAATGCTCCAACAACACCGCCATACCTGTTGTTGagacataatataattaatcaGTTAAAGTATGTTATTTCTAAACTTGAGATGGTCAGACAACTCAACATGATAATAGGTAAGCAAGAGGATCTTGAGTTCAAATCTCATAGCcactttaaaagtaaaaataaataaattatgtgttataaaatgatctcatctaaaagtttaatCTTATGTCTATTCAGATTTCATTTAAAAAAGCTTATGCTATTAGAAATTAGTAATACCACttttcatcttaaatttttgataatttctttttttgatccTTCTGATATATGCATCAGCATATTTCACCTTCTATTAACCTGAAATGTGTGTTTTTGGTCCCTTAACGTAGAAAATGTGTTACATGAGCTGACTATCTATAAAATTGTATTATCGTTAAATATGGAGTAACAAtacaaacttaacataacaTATCGCATATGAGCAATTACGTGGTGAGATGATTAATAATTGTGGTAATTTGTGAATATATTAGCAAGCAAAGAGATCAAAAGTGCacaattcaattaaattaatatttgatgtGCTTCGACGTCAGatcaattaaatcaaaagtGCTTTTGGTCCTACTAAAAATGAGACGGTCACATAGTTCAAAATCCTAATATTAGAGCAAGTAATGCTTCACGTTCAAATCTCACCGCCACCaaaataacaaacattaatatttTCACAAGTTTGATGTTTCGcctatgaaagaaaaaaaacgtGTAAGGGGGTGCTTGAGATTGTCATacaaataaacatatttatgCAAGAAGTTATATGTGGGCTGTGATCTCACCATGGGTGAAGCTAGAGTTTCACCAGAACTCAGTAGCTTTGACTAAAACTATGTGTtactaaagaaaataagtaaCATACGTGTTAGCGGTGTTACTTGCTCCGCCACAGAATCTTATATGAACGAAAAATATCCGAACGTGTTTGACATACATatgaaaaagaatcaaacatACCATTTGCTACACACACTCAATGCTGAAGAAACAACAGGGCTTGTGCCTCCTTCATGACTATGCTTTTTATTTATGTAGTCTTGAGTTTTTGATGCATGGGAATTTCCTGCTTTAATAATGGCTATGGCTAAATCAAATGGAGTTTGTGTTGATGAGATTTTGGGATCAGAATTTAAGAGTTTTATGCAAAAATTAAAGTCCCAATTTGGTTTATAAGTTGTGCATGCTTTTTCAATAagatttgagttaaagtttgcTTTGGTTTGTGAAGCCAAAAGCAAGAAAAAAGGCAAGAAAAAGATGGAAAAAATAGAAATGTTTCTTAGAGAAGACATTTTTTGTTTAGATTTTTTGCTATGTGGAAGTGATTTTGAAAGACTATATATAAAGACTCGAATAGAAGCTTTAGTGCACCAAACTGCCTTATTATAGAGAGAGTTCAAGACTTGCTAGAATATAAGAGATTGAGCAGAAGTTTTAGTGCACCAGACTGccttatatatagagagagttCGAGACTTGCTAGAATTTAAGAGGTTATTCAATTTGCTATGAAGAAGTGATTTTGAATGACTATATAGAGACTTGAGCGGGAGCTTTAATGTACCAAGCTATTTATATATAAAGACTAATTACTAGAATATAAGAGGTTATTCAATAAATATtcaaacataatacacatatatatagtgtaattttttatgtCGGATAACTCCCTTACGAGCActcaataatattaaaatgaatgATCTTGAATTTTTAATCCCCGCTTATCTCATGAGCAAACAACCAATACACTTAGATCGGATGACTCATATGTCCAcaaaattttattgatttcttCTAGCAAAAGGGAGGTTGTTTTTCTAATCACGAGTTTTATACCCTTGCCAAAATCATCAAGGTCCAATCTGCATGAGTTTTGTTATTCATAAATTAGCCACAAAAGCCTAAAAACTTGATTTCTGTTAATTTTATGACCTCTTTGGCTCTTTgcaatattgttttttttcttttaatttttagaaaatctaaaaaaaagaaaaagaagagaatctTGCTACGAAATATATTGAGTTTGATAAATGACAGAAATCTTACGTTAGTGCTGATTTTATAAATTAGCTCATATAAATATAACTCAgttcaatttattcaaattcGAGCGGATTATTGACTCGCTTATTTATTAGCTCACTCCATAAAAATATAGACTACTATATAGCTCAAATGACTAGTGAGAAattttgccatttttttttctccattttaaataaatatgttttatattgtcataataaaataaacaaaactagTCTTATTAGatactaacaaaataaaataaagcaacTAAAACTTAGTATGAACTGGTAAGGTTAGGTTATGATTCACAGTTTAATCCATTTCAATTCAAATAAGTTCTGAGCGGATCAATAATCCGTTATCCGCCTACAGCTTATGTTGCATAACTTAATTCACACATAATTTATGCCAagcaagacaaaaaaaaaaaattaaaatttataagagaaaaaactttaaattttgcCCGACTTTAATGGGCTTATATAAATGGGCCAACCTATATGGGCTTGACTTACCCGATCCACCTCCAGCGTCTCTTTCCTCTTTaatcaacacaaccacaaacccGTATAACAATGGCGGGAGTTTGAATTACAGAAAAAATCTGGATTTTTTTTTACGAAATTCGAGCAAAAAATGGAAAATCCAAGTCATAATGATGCTGATTCTCTTCGCAggtcccctttttttttttgcactttCAAGCtaaattaaattgtttttttttgtaacgTTTGTTGCTTTGGAATATGGTAATAATAGGGAGATTCAAGAGCTTAGAGATATTCAAATAAGTGTTGAAGAACCAGAAGCATTTGGTATAGAATTGAAGAAATCACTGGAAGATTGTACACTTCAATTTGAggtaaaaaaaaacttgaactttgcatttttttttttataattttagttaaaaagatgaaa
It encodes the following:
- the LOC125870430 gene encoding putative invertase inhibitor; the encoded protein is MSSLRNISIFSIFFLPFFLLLASQTKANFNSNLIEKACTTYKPNWDFNFCIKLLNSDPKISSTQTPFDLAIAIIKAGNSHASKTQDYINKKHSHEGGTSPVVSSALSVCSKWYGGVVGAFVTALDDVQEKKFQSASDHVKSAKDFAMNCEEAFASRNVQDDEISKGDNLVMYFSLSVGVIINVLGETINYTTF